DNA sequence from the Caldisericota bacterium genome:
TCTCCTGCATCCTTCAAATATACAGTGCTGGAACCACAATCTACTGAAAAACTGCCGTTCAATAAATCTATGATACCACCTTTGATTGCTCTGGATGTATTTTTTTTAGGTTTTTATCTTATTGCAGCTATGATATTCCAGGATAAAAACGAAGGAATTATTAATGCCTATCGAATAAGCCCTATAAATGTATTTGGATACATTACATCAAAGGTTGTTATTAATTCATCTTTAGCCATTGCACTTTCTCTTATTCTTGGTGTAGCAACTGTTGGATTTCACATGAATTATTGGCACTACTTTGTAATTGTGACATTGTCTGCATTACTTATTTCGTCTTTAGGCATGCTATTAAGCCAGTTTTATAATTCATTAACTGAATTTATGTATGTTCTTATTGCATTTACTCTTGTCATTGCGATACCTGTAATTAGTTATTTCCAACCATCATTTTCTGTGCCGTTCTTCAAATACATCCCATCCTATCCTATTATGTTTGAAATAAAAAACATTATATCTTCAGCGCAAAGCAAAGAAATCTGGAGTGTATCATTATTACTTGCAGTTGAACTGGCTGGCGTATTGGCGCTTGTTTATTTTACATCAAAAAGAATACTGTTCGGGAGGAGACGGTCATCATGAGAAAATTTATAAGCCTCATTAAAAAAGATATAACCAACGCATTCAGGGATAAGCTTTTAACATATATAATAGTTGCGCCTATTGTTATGGCGATATTAATCCTTCTTTTTGCACCCTCCCTTGACAGTCCAAAGCTAAGGTTTGCTGTAGATAATAGTGTGCCGCATAGTTTTACTATCGAGCTTGAAAAGTATGGTACCATAGAATCTTTCAATTCATTTAGTAAACTAGAGCAGAGAGTATTAATGTCCGATGACGTACCTGGTATCATTTATCGTGATGGAGAATTTGAAGTAATATTGCAAGGAAACGAGGAAGATTATTTAAAATCATTACCCGGAATGATCATTGACAATGCTTCGCAGAGTACGCCTATAATGCCGATAGAAATACAATCTTTGGATGTCAATAGATCCATTATTAGAAATGTGCTCGAGGTAAGTATACTTGTCATCATTATTATTATGGGCGGGGCCATTATGGGGTTAATGATTGTTGGGGACAAAGAAAGTAAGGCAATAAAATCACTTGCCGTATCCCCACTAACTACAGGAAAGTATCTTTTTGAAAAAGCTGCTGCTTCTGTTTTCTATTCATTTGTTTTTTCTTTTGTAGTTGCTTTTATCATGTGGAGGTTTGCGTTTAATGCGGTCAATTTATTGGTATTAATTATTCCATTTTGTCTTTTCGGTGTTGCAGCTGGATTTTTAATTGGAATATTTGCAAATAACCAGAACTCGTCAATTGTGCTTATAAAAACACTGTCATCTGTAGTAATAGCTATATCTATTGCTTCTGTGTTTGTTCCTTATAAACTTGAATGGATGCTTTACGTATTTCCAAATTTTTGGGCATTTAAAGTTTTGAAAATTGTTTTTATAGATAAAAGTTTTAATTATTTTAATTCATTCTTGATTGCTATTATTACTAATTCTCTTTTAGTTTTAGCTCTAACCATATATGCGCAGAAAAAATTCAAGCTAAGATAATTCAAAATAAATTTAAAAAATAATATAACAACTCAAAAGTGGGTGACAGGTGATTTAAAAACAAGAAAAAGAGAGATGCCATAAAATTCACAATAAACCAATAATTTATTTTGCATCATTTTAATGCTCAATATATTGCTAAATTATAAGAAATCGTTATAATAGATTGAATTAATGTTATTTTTAGGCAAAAGGAGTTGACGGGTAATGGAAAGAATTAGAGAAATTGAAAAAGAATATTTGAAAGGAAATATTCCTGATTTTAATGTAGGCGATACAGTAAAAGTCCATGTGAGAATTAAAGAAGGAGAAAAAGAGAGAGTTCAGATATTTAAGGGCACAGTGCTGGCGAGGAAGCATGGCGGCATGAATGAGACATTTACTGTAAGAAAGCTTTCATACGGAGTGGGAGTAGAAAGAGTATTTCCTCTTCATTCTCCAATGGTAAAAAAGATTGAGGTAAAAAAGAGAGGTAGCGTCCGAAGGGCAAAGCTGTACTATTTAAGAGATAGGGTAGGAAAGGCGCAAGTAGTTAAAGAAAAAAAGAAAAATAAATGAGCAAAGAGTTGAAAAGCTGGATTATAATAATTGTACTGGCTTTTGTTGTAGCATTTTTGGTAAGATCATTTATTGCACAACCATATCGCATTGAAATGACGTCCATGGTGGATACGCTTTCTCCTGATGACCTTGTTCTTGTGGATAAAATTTCTTATAAACTTCGTTCTCCAAAAAGAGGAGAAGTGGTGATATTTACTCCTCCAATTGACAGCAAAAATAAGTACATAAAAAGAATTATTGCGTTGCCCGGAGAAACGATAGAAATAAAAGGGAATACTGTATATATAGATGGAAAGGTTCTTAACGAGCCTTATGTTTACTCGTCCATATTAAAAGACTACGGACCAGAAAAAATCAGAGACGGTTATGTATTTGTTATGGGAGATAATAGAAGCGTAAGCATGGACTCACGTTATTTTGGGCCAATTTCTGTGAAAAGTATTG
Encoded proteins:
- a CDS encoding ABC transporter permease; translated protein: MKKLWTLLKVDYTMALRGKFILLTLILAILLTVIINFVLPEKLNTEINTYILDRTSNTRIATFLNAQGDEGNAIKIEATKSEEELTSMLTKSNGVGVIFEDNRVIIVKQGYEDEATLNLITTTINLLTKKLTGVYSPASFKYTVLEPQSTEKLPFNKSMIPPLIALDVFFLGFYLIAAMIFQDKNEGIINAYRISPINVFGYITSKVVINSSLAIALSLILGVATVGFHMNYWHYFVIVTLSALLISSLGMLLSQFYNSLTEFMYVLIAFTLVIAIPVISYFQPSFSVPFFKYIPSYPIMFEIKNIISSAQSKEIWSVSLLLAVELAGVLALVYFTSKRILFGRRRSS
- a CDS encoding ABC transporter permease — its product is MRKFISLIKKDITNAFRDKLLTYIIVAPIVMAILILLFAPSLDSPKLRFAVDNSVPHSFTIELEKYGTIESFNSFSKLEQRVLMSDDVPGIIYRDGEFEVILQGNEEDYLKSLPGMIIDNASQSTPIMPIEIQSLDVNRSIIRNVLEVSILVIIIIMGGAIMGLMIVGDKESKAIKSLAVSPLTTGKYLFEKAAASVFYSFVFSFVVAFIMWRFAFNAVNLLVLIIPFCLFGVAAGFLIGIFANNQNSSIVLIKTLSSVVIAISIASVFVPYKLEWMLYVFPNFWAFKVLKIVFIDKSFNYFNSFLIAIITNSLLVLALTIYAQKKFKLR
- the lepB gene encoding signal peptidase I, translated to MSKELKSWIIIIVLAFVVAFLVRSFIAQPYRIEMTSMVDTLSPDDLVLVDKISYKLRSPKRGEVVIFTPPIDSKNKYIKRIIALPGETIEIKGNTVYIDGKVLNEPYVYSSILKDYGPEKIRDGYVFVMGDNRSVSMDSRYFGPISVKSIVGKAVIVYWPFNHIENLNAYSGETP
- the rplS gene encoding 50S ribosomal protein L19, which translates into the protein MERIREIEKEYLKGNIPDFNVGDTVKVHVRIKEGEKERVQIFKGTVLARKHGGMNETFTVRKLSYGVGVERVFPLHSPMVKKIEVKKRGSVRRAKLYYLRDRVGKAQVVKEKKKNK